Proteins from a single region of Apium graveolens cultivar Ventura chromosome 7, ASM990537v1, whole genome shotgun sequence:
- the LOC141673232 gene encoding uncharacterized protein LOC141673232 produces MSNLTKLEFNALDVTGKNYLTWILDAEIHLSAMGLGDTIKEGNKTSEQDKAKAMIFLRHHLDEGLKTEYLTIKDPSTLWKDLKERYDHQKMVILPKARYDWLHLRLQDHKSVSEYNSAMFKITSQLKLCGENITDKDMLEKTYFTFHANNMLLQQQYRERGFTKYSELISVLLLAEQNNELLLKNHQARPTGSTPFPEVNAVTNNEYRDNKSFGRGRGHGYGRGRGRARGHGFWRGRGRNQQNRPHFKRKPYYQKQKTNEEKPEGSTMVKKGESTCSRCGMKGHWRSTCRTSKHFADLYQASLKNVETNFTEQNDPLGIAHLEAHLGSDGQVDPSAFTHMEVGDFFEDVDVNMPKFGGDEPKNN; encoded by the coding sequence ATGTCGAATCTTACGAAACTTGAGTTTAACGCACTTGATGTCACCGGCAAAAATTATTTGACATGGATTCTTGATGCTGAAATCCATCTTAGTGCAATGGGTCTCGGTGACACCATAAAAGAGGGAAATAAGACCTCTGAACAAGACAAGGCAAAGGCCATGATATTTCTTCGCCATCACCTTGATGAAGGCTTGAAAACTGAATATCTGACTATTAAAGATCCATCAACTCTTTGGAAAGATCTCAAAGAAAGATATGATCACCAGAAAATGGTGATACTTCCTAAAGCTCGCTATGATTGGCTACACTTGCGATTGCAAGATCATAAAAGTGTGAGCGAGTATAACTCTGCCATGTTCAAAATTACATCTCAATTGAAATTATGTGGCGAGAATATCACCGATAAAGATATGTTGGAGAAAACATATTTCACTTTCCATGCCAATAATATGCTCTTGCAACAACAATATCGTGAACGTGGATTCACGAAATATTCTGAGCTTATTTCTGTGTTGCTTCTTGCTGAACAAAATAATGAACTTTTGCTGAAAAATCATCAAGCACGTCCCACTGGCTCAACACCATTCCCTGAAGTGAATGCGGTGACTAATAATGAATATAGAGATAATAAATCATTTGGACGTGGACGTGGGCATGGATATGGACGTGGACGTGGGCGTGCCCGTGGTCATGGATTTTGGCGTGGTCGAGGCCGAAATCAACAAAATCGCCCCCACTTTAAAAGGAAGCCTTACTATCAAaaacagaaaacaaatgaggaGAAACCCGAGGGAAGTACGATGGTTAAAAAGGGTGAAAGTACTTGTAGCCGTTGTGGAATGAAAGGTCATTGGAGAAGTACATGTCGTACCTCTAAGCACTTTGCTGACCTATATCAAGCATCTTTGAAAAATGTTGAAACCAATTTCACCGAACAGAATGATCCTTTGGGGATTGCTCATCTTGAAGCACATCTTGGAAGTGATGGCCAAGTTGATCCTTCGGCCTTTACTCACATGGAAGTTGGTGATTTCTTTGAAGATGTCGATGTGAATATGCCTAAATTTGGTGGTGATGAGCCTAAGAATAATTAA